The DNA segment TCTAAGAGTGTATAAAGCTTGTATAAAATCAAGCATTAAATGCCCTTCATTTGCCCCTATTTCCACAACTTCAACCGGTAAAGTTAGTTTTTTATCATCTATAAGTTTTAAAAAATGATTAGCTAAGAGTACTCCAAAAAGATTTCCCACACTAACTGCGGTATAAAAATCTCCATTTTTGCCAACACTCACAACTTGGGAGTAATATTTATCAATCCAATTTTGAAAAAATTCACTAAAAGCTATCATTATAAAGCATTAAATTTAGCTATAAAATCAAGCGGATCAACTTGCACACCATTGACTAAAATTCCAAAATGCAAATGTGGCCCTGTAACCCTACCACTAGCTCCACTCAAACCTATAAGCTCGCCTTTTTTTACCTTTTGTCCTACTTTTACATTAAGTTTTGATAGATGATAATACTGAGAATAAATCCCGTATCCATGGTCAATCACCACTGAATTTCCTGCATAGTAACGATCTGAAGCAATCCTTACAATACCATCATTACTTGCATAAATTTTTGTCCCACTTGCTGCTCTAAAATCAGTTCCGCTATGATAACTTTTAAGAGTATCATTAAACAATCTTGCTTTTCCAAAAGCACTTGTAATTTTACTTTCTAAAGGGTATGCAAAATTGCCTTCAAATAAAGCCATATTAGTATAAGTATTATAAACCTTAATAGCTTCTTGATATTCTTTGCTAATGCGATCAAGTGTTTCTTTAAGTGGATTGACCTTAGAAGCACTAACTTTTAAAAATTCTTTTTTATAATTTCCTTCGCTAAATTTTATGTTAATTTCCTCTTTGGAATTATCTTTAAATTCAGCTATTAATTTTCTATCTTTGGGGTTTTTATAAGGCATAGCTACACTAACAATAACTTTATTTTTATACTCAAAAAAAGGAAGTTTTTTAGAATTTGAACTAACTTGTAAAAAATTACTTTTATCAAATTCTAAAAAAACTACATGCCCTTTTACAAGCTCAATCTCTCTAGCTTCTAATGCAAACACCAAAAAACAAAGCAAAAAAAGAATTTTTCTCATATACTAAGCTCTTTAATATCAGCTATTTTTAAAAACTCACGATAAATTGTACACACTAAAGCTTGACGATTATTTTTAATATTTTCATCTTTATCATTAATCATCACTTTATCAAAAAAAGCATCAATTTGCGGTTTGAGCGCAAAAAGGCTTTCTAAAAGCCCTTGGGTATTATTTTCTTTTGTTTTACACTGCATAAAAGCTTGATATAAATCTTTTTCCTCTTGAGTGTTAAACAAATTCTCATTAACTTGAGCTTCACTCAATACTACAATATTTGCCAAACGCTTAAAAGTAGCAAAATTTTGACTAAAATCTGCCTTATTTGCACTTTGAATCAAAGCTTTCATACAAGAATCAATATAAATAACATCATAAGTTTTAGAGCTAAGCACAGCTTTAACAAAAGAAGCATTTACTTCATAAAAAGTATATAAACGCTCTAAGATAAAATCTAATAAAATTTTCAAATCAAAGCTTTTATATTCACTAGCTATTGCTTCTAAAAACATCTTAAGATCAAAATTTTTATTTAAAGCTAGGATAATTTTTAAAACACCATTTGCTGCTCTTCTTAAAGCATAAGGATCTTTTGTGCCACTTGGGATTTTCCCCATTGAAAAAAGCCCCATAAGTGTATCAAATTTATAAGCTAAAGCTACAATAGAGCTAAATTCATTACTTGGCATAGCTGAATTATCGCCATTTGGAAGGTATTGCTCTTTAATCGCCAAAGCAAGCTCATCGCTCATACCCATAGCCTTAGCATAATAAGATCCCATAATACCTTGAAGATCAGTAAATTCATACACCATTTGAGTACTTAGATCAGCTTTTGAGTATTCTATGGCTTTTAAGATTTCATCTTTTTGGGTATTAGCAAAAATCTCACAAAGCTTAACAGCGATTTTTTGTTCTCTAATGATTTTATCTTTTAAGGTTCCAAGTCCTTCAAGATAGATCATTTGGCTTATTTTATCATTATTTAAGCCCTGTGCTAAGTCATTTTTCCAAAAAAACATCGCATCACTTAATCTTGCTCTTAAAACTCTTTCATTTCCATTAATGATTTTAGAATAATCCTCACAAACCGCATTAGAAACTACAATAAAATGATTGCTTAAAGTATTGTTTTTAAATACTGCAAAATAGCGTTGGTTTTCTCTCATGGAAGTGATGATTACCTCACTTGGGATTTCTAAATACTCTTTTTCAAAATGCCCTAATAATGCCTTTGGATACTCTGTAATAGCTACAACCTCAGCTAAAAGCTCATCATCTTCTGCAATAGTAATATCATTTTCTTTTTCAAGCATCTTTAACTGTTCAACGATAAGCTTTTTTCTTTGTTCTTGATCTAAAATAATATAATTTTGCTCTAAAGTTTTAAAATACTCATCAATATTCGCAAAAGCTATCAAATCATAACTAACACTTCTATGTACAAAAGTACTTTTTGCACTTTTAACACCATAGCTTTCAAACTCAATCAACTCATCATTTAATACACAACAAAGCGAGCGAATAGCTCTAATAAATTCAAAACTACCATCGCCCCATCTCATAGTTTTACCAAAGCTCAAGCTTTTTAAGAAAGCTTCAATCATTTGAGCTAAAACTGCTTTACTTTGTAAGCCTTGCACTTGTTTTTGACAATACAAGACTTCTTTACCTTTAATTTCTTTAAATTCAAGCTCTTCTTCTTTTAAACCACTTTTTTCTAAAAAACTAAGCCCTGCTTGAGTAAGCTTTCCATCTTTATAAGCTATCGCCCTAGGTGCGCCTATAAATTCCACAAAAGAATCATCTTGTTTTTCTTTAAAATTTTCATGGATAAAAACCAATCTTCTAGGAGTATAGAAAAATTTAAATTCAGATTCTAAATGATACTCTTGTAAAATCTTCTCCCATTTTTTAGTAATATTTGGAAGTTCTTTTAATAAAGGAATAGCAGGAAGCTCTTCTGTGCCTATTTCTATTAACAATTTCATTTTACACTCTTTTTTAAAAATTTTTTAGTGTATTTTACCTATTTTTTTTAAAATCTTTCTTTGTTTTTAATTTTTCTTCTCTTTGTTTGGCTTTTTCTTGCATTTGGCGGTTAAAGCCAAATACAAGAAAAGCCATAAAAACTATAAACAAAGCAATAATAATATAATCTATCATTAGTCCCAACACTCTGCGTTTTTAATACCAAGCTTTGAAGCACTAAACACTGGATCTCTACCTTGTCTTTTTTGCTCACTAAAGTCTTTTAATACCTTTTTCACTATACCACCAAGCAATAAAATAGAAATGATATTAATCGTAGCCATAAATGCCATAGTAGTATCAGCTAAATCCCATGCAAATTTTAAATCCATATTTGCACCAATAAAGATCATAAGTACAGCGCTTGCTTTAAAAAGATTGATAATAATAGGATTTTGAGTAAGGTATTTAATATTTGCTTGAGCATAATAATAATTTCCTATCAAAGAAGTAATAGCAAATAAAACTATACTAACAGTAGTAAAATGCACACCTAAATTTCCATAATATTCTTTCATAGATTCTTGCACCAAAGGTAGTGCTGTTAAAATAGGCTTACCATCTACGCCGATATTATTTGCATAAGCAAGTGAAAATAACACTAAAAATCCTGA comes from the Campylobacter sp. CNRCH_2014_0184h genome and includes:
- the glyS gene encoding glycine--tRNA ligase subunit beta — encoded protein: MKLLIEIGTEELPAIPLLKELPNITKKWEKILQEYHLESEFKFFYTPRRLVFIHENFKEKQDDSFVEFIGAPRAIAYKDGKLTQAGLSFLEKSGLKEEELEFKEIKGKEVLYCQKQVQGLQSKAVLAQMIEAFLKSLSFGKTMRWGDGSFEFIRAIRSLCCVLNDELIEFESYGVKSAKSTFVHRSVSYDLIAFANIDEYFKTLEQNYIILDQEQRKKLIVEQLKMLEKENDITIAEDDELLAEVVAITEYPKALLGHFEKEYLEIPSEVIITSMRENQRYFAVFKNNTLSNHFIVVSNAVCEDYSKIINGNERVLRARLSDAMFFWKNDLAQGLNNDKISQMIYLEGLGTLKDKIIREQKIAVKLCEIFANTQKDEILKAIEYSKADLSTQMVYEFTDLQGIMGSYYAKAMGMSDELALAIKEQYLPNGDNSAMPSNEFSSIVALAYKFDTLMGLFSMGKIPSGTKDPYALRRAANGVLKIILALNKNFDLKMFLEAIASEYKSFDLKILLDFILERLYTFYEVNASFVKAVLSSKTYDVIYIDSCMKALIQSANKADFSQNFATFKRLANIVVLSEAQVNENLFNTQEEKDLYQAFMQCKTKENNTQGLLESLFALKPQIDAFFDKVMINDKDENIKNNRQALVCTIYREFLKIADIKELSI
- a CDS encoding M23 family metallopeptidase, with amino-acid sequence MRKILFLLCFLVFALEAREIELVKGHVVFLEFDKSNFLQVSSNSKKLPFFEYKNKVIVSVAMPYKNPKDRKLIAEFKDNSKEEINIKFSEGNYKKEFLKVSASKVNPLKETLDRISKEYQEAIKVYNTYTNMALFEGNFAYPLESKITSAFGKARLFNDTLKSYHSGTDFRAASGTKIYASNDGIVRIASDRYYAGNSVVIDHGYGIYSQYYHLSKLNVKVGQKVKKGELIGLSGASGRVTGPHLHFGILVNGVQVDPLDFIAKFNAL